A section of the Pedobacter sp. HDW13 genome encodes:
- the pgk gene encoding phosphoglycerate kinase, producing MNTIDQFDFKDKKALIRVDFNVPLDDEFKITDDKRIRAALPTISKILKDGGAVILMSHLGRPKDGPTDKFSLKHILADLSALTGVEVKFADDCIGESAATQAAALKSGEILLLENLRFYKEEEKGDVAFAEKLSKLGDVYVNDAFGTAHRAHASTSIIAQFFPDAKYFGYLMASEVENAEKILNHAERPFTAIMGGAKVSDKILLIEKLLEKVDNLIIGGGMAYTFAKAQGGEIGTSLLEADKQELSLELIEKAKAKGVNLILPVDTVIADKFANDAAKQDVAAGEIPADWMGLDIGPKSAELFQEVIKNSKTLLWNGPMGVFEMESFQVGTKAVADAVVAATKDNGAFSLIGGGDSAAAIAKFGMEDEVSYVSTGGGALLEYMEGKELPGVKAING from the coding sequence TAAAATTACCGACGACAAAAGGATCAGGGCTGCTTTACCAACCATTAGCAAAATATTAAAAGATGGTGGTGCAGTTATTTTAATGTCGCATTTAGGCCGTCCGAAAGACGGGCCTACTGATAAATTTTCTTTAAAACATATCCTTGCTGATCTTTCTGCTTTAACAGGTGTTGAGGTTAAGTTTGCTGATGATTGCATTGGCGAGAGTGCTGCTACTCAGGCTGCTGCTTTAAAATCAGGTGAGATTTTATTGTTAGAAAACTTGCGTTTCTATAAAGAAGAAGAAAAAGGTGATGTGGCCTTTGCCGAAAAATTATCAAAACTTGGTGATGTTTATGTAAATGATGCTTTTGGAACTGCACACCGTGCACACGCTTCAACATCGATTATTGCGCAGTTTTTCCCTGATGCAAAATACTTCGGCTATTTAATGGCTTCTGAAGTAGAAAATGCTGAAAAAATCCTGAACCACGCCGAAAGACCTTTTACTGCCATTATGGGCGGAGCCAAAGTATCTGATAAAATTCTTTTAATCGAGAAATTGTTAGAGAAAGTAGATAACCTGATTATTGGTGGTGGTATGGCTTATACTTTCGCTAAAGCACAAGGTGGTGAAATTGGTACCTCTTTATTGGAGGCTGATAAACAAGAGCTTTCTTTAGAGCTAATTGAAAAAGCAAAAGCTAAAGGTGTAAACCTGATTTTGCCTGTCGATACCGTAATCGCAGATAAATTTGCAAACGATGCAGCTAAGCAAGATGTGGCTGCGGGAGAAATTCCTGCAGATTGGATGGGATTGGATATTGGACCAAAATCTGCTGAATTATTCCAGGAGGTGATTAAAAACTCTAAAACTTTATTGTGGAATGGCCCAATGGGTGTTTTCGAAATGGAAAGTTTCCAGGTAGGTACCAAAGCCGTTGCTGATGCGGTTGTGGCAGCAACTAAAGATAATGGCGCATTTTCATTAATCGGAGGTGGCGATTCGGCTGCGGCAATTGCTAAATTCGGTATGGAAGATGAAGTTAGCTATGTTTCTACAGGTGGCGGTGCTTTATTAGAGTATATGGAAGGGAAAGAATTGCCAGGTGTGAAAGCCATTAATGGATAA